The segment TAAGCTCCAAATTATGGATCCTTCAGCGGCTCGCAACATATCCACAAGGGAAGGCAAATTGCAGTACAGTAATCATCTCACCGATAATGACATTATAAACATCGCTCCATTGAAACTATCCTCGAATCCTGCTACAACAGCGATTCCTGCGCCATCCCACCGCAGAAGAGCCACTGGATCAGTTACACTAACGGGTGACTCAGAGTTGTTCTACATTCACACGCCTTCCTCGCCGGCACCCTTTAAAAAGCATTatcaaacgaaagaaaatgatATCATTTCCGATTTCGTGCTTCAACGCTACAAGCGCCGGAAATACAAGTCCAAATGCCGCTGCGAACGAATCTGGAATTGTCCGCGGATTCAGTTGTCCATTGCGAGATGTGCACCTGATTACTTTATGTGTTGTTTCTAACTACATCGCGTGGAGCTTAGTATCTAGACATTCAGGAATGATAGACTAGAAATTATGTTGTATTTATAGTTATTTATGAAATAAAAACCACTTAGCTGTAATTGTAACATCGGCCGTTAATTAATCAATTGAATGTCTAGTATTGTCGACTGTTTAAAACACCAGTATGAAACCAGTAATATTTATaaatgactagctgacccgacaatcttcgtactgccacaaattaaactgtgttgtacataaatcgtgaatctcggatgacctttgtcacaatctcgagttttgcaagtttctgagtagttcatgggtgttttaatatacaaattttcctcacagtaaagtagaaaacaactccccccattgcttagcctgataaaataaagcggatagcatttaaatattcgccatcattacaaaccatttcgccgaataccattttgcggaacaccaattctcggttgaccataacgcagaatatagagtttcgcagaataccatttcacgaaaaaccttacgcgggatgtaccatttcacggaaaattttttcgaagaaagtaccatttcgcaggggtgacccaactgaaggagaGTAATAGAAATCAGTAgatttaggaaaataaataaacctacatagatgtgatctctacggggggctgcccccgcagtggacggcgcttccgacggcaggtcgccgacaacgctgtggccgtctcgcgctgaattatctaatgttactattgatagttacTATTGATTGATAGTATGGTGGTctggttattgattaatgttttatgaaaaagtctaaaatttctcgagttcgattagtttttgagtaacgcaaaaatttctgttttatgtgTACTTACcccgtaccacaggggtgaggggtctcaaaccatcattaaaaaaattcctgcctccaaagccccccacatgccaaatttggttccatttgcttgattacttctcgagtaatgaagaaatttgtatttcatttgtatgggagcccccctcctaaaaaaggagaggggtcctaattcatcatagaaaaaattcatgcctcccaaaacactcacatgtcaaatatggttccatttgattgattagttctcgagttatgaggaaatttgtatttcatttgtataggagccccctcctaaagtagggataggtttcaattcaccatagaaaaaattcttgtctccagaaacacccacatgcaaaattttgttccatttgtttgattagttcacgagttatgcagaaatttcatttgtatgggagcccccctcttagtgggggagggatctctaaccatcatgagaacctttcctggaaccgaaaacccctacatgtaaattttcactacgatcggttcaatagttttcgattctataaggaacatagggcagacagaaatccatttttatgggcatagatttgtatgagaCCCCCCGTCTTAGCgggaggaggggtcttttgccatcaagagaaccttccctggccccaaaaacccctacatgcaaattttcacgtagttttcgattctataaggaacatagagacagacaggcagaaatccatttgtataggtatagataaggaTACAATCGTGCATTCGTCGCTTGCATAACAGTTACacatgcaaagcaaagcctaggcgcTACataccgttatcgaaacttgaccttctgtttttatacaacagacttcgcagccagctcacagactaacagacgtaacactgaagctgcattccatcgccaatagaaacgatcatttcaaattttcacttaagccaagactcaaagaACAGTCGCTGCCGCGcgcttgcgctggcgctgttgtcagataatatacaagtaattTTATAGCATTACTAATTTATAGCAATCTACTCTGGCGTAACGCGAAGagtgcaccaggtgatgctagtgtttttgccaagttttaggggtgtccatGAAACGatattttgttagaaaatttgttcgaaatttgttagaaatttgcCGGTGAACGCCCTAACCCAGCGGTTATGGTGCCGATCAAAGCCAGTTTGGTTTTGTACGACCCTATATAGCCATTcaatgggagcgggaactctcaTCCCTACCTCCAAGCGGGGCCGGCTGGGACGCAACCGGGCCTAGGGTCGACcgaataccagtctttggttgcatcctcggttgtgtgctaacagggagagGGGGGCACATAGTGCCTACGGGTGGCGTAGTGCAGTGGTGTAAACACGCAAGCATAGCTCAAGTCCCATAAACCAGCTGCAGACGTCGtagtgtcctgttagagctcaggactttaaacctaaaagccaggtcaggagtgccgagggcacattaggatcggttccaggaagatcctaattatggtatacTGGAAAGGCAGGAAAACGATCGGATTAGacgctatagggctgacggctgtgctattttactaccttaggtaaggaagggtgacaccttcccgaaacggcgagtaggctaatggtacagcggCCATCCGTCCcactaaaaccgtggctggcctttaggtacgttcaaagctcgtcactcacgtccaagtgcggtggtgtaggctcagatgatatattc is part of the Sabethes cyaneus chromosome 2, idSabCyanKW18_F2, whole genome shotgun sequence genome and harbors:
- the LOC128735775 gene encoding uncharacterized protein LOC128735775, encoding MSELKKSSRITERRITTTMPSYWHTYLAIRVFLLILVQPSYAQFKILGVASGRSTSDNVEVALVHIRPLLQHPTEPVAPRSFEDAPISIAISTSEAVTTADTAPVELESSKIIKLQIMDPSAARNISTREGKLQYSNHLTDNDIINIAPLKLSSNPATTAIPAPSHRRRATGSVTLTGDSELFYIHTPSSPAPFKKHYQTKENDIISDFVLQRYKRRKYKSKCRCERIWNCPRIQLSIARCAPDYFMCCF